The window GCAGGCGTGCGATTTCGTTCCACATCTGCATAGCTTCGGTTCTCAGTTCGCGGTGATGGTCTGATGAGATCTCGTGGCGTGGAATGTGAAAAAGGTTGGCAACAGGGTCATGAATTGAAGCAAAACGCTGGAGATGTCGGGCTGACTTGAAGCCCTTCATGATCCGTTCTCGCCGCCGGGTCGGTTGATGAGAATTCTCAGCACGATTGTTCAATCCCTTGTGCGAGCGATGCTCGACACCTGGCATGATATCGCGTTTTGCGGCGCCATAGGACCGAAGTTTGTCGGTGATCATCACACGCGGTGAACGACCTTGCCCTTTCAGAAGCTTTCGCATCAGACGCTTTGCAGCTTTGACATTTCGGCGGTTCTGGACCAGAACATCAAGGACGAAGCCGTCCTGATCGACGGCGCGCCAAAGCCAGTGTTTCTTGCCGCCAATGGAGATGACGAGGCGAGTGGCGCGGGGGAGTTTCACCCCCACGCTCTCTCAGAACCGGACGTGATACTCTCGCATCATCCGGCTCCCATTGTTCGGCCGTATCCATGAAGCAGAGGCCAATGGGCGAGCAGTCGAGGTTGGCGCTGCGCGATGCGCAAAAGCCAATGTCGGGATCGCCGCTTGTGCCCACGCAGGGACTTGTACTTTCCCGAGGCCCATCGAGCGAGGTATCGTTCGATGCTCCAGAGCGTGGGGTGGAGAGCTGAAGGACAGAACCGCCCATAGAAGTTAACCCAGCCGCGGATGTACGAATTGAATATCCCCGCCAGATCATCGAGAGCCTTGTCACTGCGAAGGTGCAGGGACCAACTACGGATAGTGCCCCGGATTATAGCGCGACGATCAGGATGAGAGTCTCACCTTGTTTGTCGCCGCGCACCGGATCGCCTTGAGCGCCGTTGGACTGGCAGCGGGACTGAATGAGACACTCATCCCCCCGGCCTTCTTGCTCACCAGTCTCGGCCGGAAAGTGTAGCCGAGAAAGTCGAACTTGTAGACCGGGTGAGTACCTCGCCGACTTTCATCCCTGCAGTAGACAATTTTAGTCTTGTCAGGATGAAGCGTCAGCCCGCAGTCAGTAAAACGCGCGTCCAGAGCTTTCTGAAGCGCCCTCGCCTGGTCCTCGGTCCGACAATGACAGATCGCGTCGTCAGCATAGCGCTCAAACGGAATGTCCGGGAAATTCCGACACATCCACATGTCAAACGCATAGTGAAGAAAGAGGTTTGCCAAGAGGGGGCTGATCACCCCGCCCTGTGGCGTTCCTCGTTCTCTGGCGACGAGATTGCGGATTTCGGTGAATCGGGACAGCCATTTCAGCAAGTCGCGGACAGGCATTTCGCTAAGTCGCGGACAGCGGGTTCGATCGAATTCCGCCTGCCTAGTTGCTGTTAGGGGTGATTGATTTCGTTTATTTCGGCGCCGGTCAAGAGCATTGGTGTTTTCCGCTTCCGCATGCTGTC of the Rhizobium leguminosarum genome contains:
- a CDS encoding group II intron maturase-specific domain-containing protein, which gives rise to MIRGTIRSWSLHLRSDKALDDLAGIFNSYIRGWVNFYGRFCPSALHPTLWSIERYLARWASGKYKSLRGHKRRSRHWLLRIAQRQPRLLAHWPLLHGYGRTMGAG
- a CDS encoding reverse transcriptase domain-containing protein, giving the protein MPVRDLLKWLSRFTEIRNLVARERGTPQGGVISPLLANLFLHYAFDMWMCRNFPDIPFERYADDAICHCRTEDQARALQKALDARFTDCGLTLHPDKTKIVYCRDESRRGTHPVYKFDFLGYTFRPRLVSKKAGGMSVSFSPAASPTALKAIRCAATNKVRLSS